A window from Solanum stenotomum isolate F172 chromosome 7, ASM1918654v1, whole genome shotgun sequence encodes these proteins:
- the LOC125871322 gene encoding uncharacterized protein LOC125871322: MEKEWRLREEKREQKMNVMKDAISEAVKTVQSSRKITRLEYEDLCMHPDLEIPEGYKIPKFETFNGIGNPMAHLRAYCDQLVGIEKNDALIMRLFSRSLSREALEWFTSKELRQWSTWGALAKDFFLERFQFNVEAIPDRYYLEKIKQKTIRDYREYACRWRKEVAKVQPVMTESEITSAFIRAQEPEYYERMLSMMGQKFSELIRMGESI; the protein is encoded by the coding sequence ATGGAGAAGGAGTGGAGGTTGAGAGAAGAAAAACGTgaacaaaaaatgaatgttaTGAAGGATGCCATCTCCGAGGCAGTAAAAACTGTCCAATCTTCGAGGAAGATAACAAGACTTGAGTATGAGGACCTTTGCATGCACCCTGACTTGGAAATACCCGAAGGTtacaaaattccaaaatttgaaaCCTTCAATGGAATTGGCAATCCCATGGCTCACCTACGAGCTTATTGTGACCAACTCGTGGGTATCGAAAAAAATGATGCATTAATTATGAGGTTGTTTAGTCGAAGCCTCAGTAGGGAGGCGTTAGAATGGTTCACATCTAAAGAACTCCGTCAGTGGTCTACATGGGGGGCTCTGgccaaagatttttttttggaaagattCCAGTTTAATGTCGAAGCTATCCCCGACAgatattatttggaaaaaatcaaGCAAAAGACCATAAGGGACTATCGTGAATATGCGTGCCGCTGGAGGAAAGAAGTTGCAAAGGTACAACCTGTGATGACTGAAAGCGAAATAACCTCTGCTTTTATTCGAGCTCAAGAGCCCGAGTATTATGAAAGGATGTTGTCCATGATGGGACAGAAGTTTTCAGAGCTGATCAGAATGGGAGAATCCATATAG